In the Ranitomeya imitator isolate aRanImi1 chromosome 2, aRanImi1.pri, whole genome shotgun sequence genome, aatactaatgtaaaatactgaccaaatgctgctagtgtgatggcagcctaagggtatgtgcacatgtagatggaacctctgcggatttttccgcacctgttttgagaaatccgcaggtaaaaagcactgcattttacctgcggatttaccgcagattttatgcgggttttgtgcggattccacttgcggttttacacctgcggtttcctattatggagcaggtgtaaaccgttgcggaatctgcacaaagaacgaatatgctgcagaataaacagcgcagtgtttccacgcgttttttccgcagcatgtgcactgcggattttattttccataggtttacataaaaaactcatggaaaacagctgcgaatccgcagcattaaaactgctgcggatccgcagcaaaatccgcaacgtgtgcacatagccttaacgtcTTTTCTGGCTGCAGCTTGGCTAGCTTAACACAGGTGTTCTTCATTTACGCTGTTTGTCCTATCagcttttgggtgcagctttaaataccttaccctactggtgtttcctgctggtgatagacgttgttggattcattcactgtgCTGTAGTTTGTGTTGTATGTGATCCCTTTATTTCTTAGGGAACTGCTACTCTAGCAATCTTAGGAGCTGCTAAGGACATTCAGGGTAAGCCGCTGTCGAGTGGGAGCGCCATTGCgttattttagggtgccaacctttgcGGTCAGGTAGGGACAGACCAGGGCAGAGTAGGGTTTTACCTAGTAGGGAACCGTCCAGTTCAGGTATTTGTCTCCCTGGTTTGTACATTACCTCTGTGATTGTGCTTTGGCAGTCATAACAATTACgttacttgtgttttttcattgcgtttttgagtGTCTGTTTTATACGAGTTCTCCTTTCATTTTTGACACTGCAGTTTTTTGGTGCGTCATgtataaggagatggacatattgcccatATTGCCCCTTGAAGAACAAGTGTGTTATTGTAAGGTGTAACATGAATAGTGATATGCATTAATGATGTATGTTGTTTGACAGTAGGAAAAGCAAGAGTTAAGAGACGGGTCCTGTGTCCGGATGCCTAGCAGTATGGCCCAGAGTTCATTACTCACACAGGTAACGAGCCTCAGAAGGACAGAGTACATAAGATGAAGAGAGAGCATCAAGCAGGAGTTCCAGAGTGTCAGAGACAGAGAAGATAAGCACCTGCCATACTGTCAATATAGTTTTCTAGAGGTGAATCAAGATGTGGAACCACGGGTTGAGAATcggactcttagggtatgtgcacacgttgcggatttcctgcggatccgcagcgtattttgcggtgcagaaacgctgcggatcctcaagtaatttacagtacaatgtaaatcaatgagaaaaaaaaaaccgctgtgctaatgcggaaatgctgcggattaaaagaagtagcatgtcacttattttttgtggatctgcagcatttttgggtctttccattatagaaatccgcaggggtaaaaaaacgcagtaaatccgcacaaaatctgcacaaaatacgcatcaaatccgcacctgcgttttctgccaagagatgcagaatccacaccaaaaattcctaagcctaatccgcaacatgtgcacatggcctaactaTCTCTTATCGAACCTCAATACCCTTTCCTCTTCCCCCACTGTTTTATTTCCTGTTATGTTGTAAAATTGGTTCCCCGCATGAGGATTTAATGCTTTCTTCTGCTGTAGAGGTGCACTGCAACATTTACATAATTCAACTAAATATGTAATTATTATTAGGATACTAAAAAGAACTGACATGAAGAATAAAAGTTGTATATTAAGAACTTTATGAAAAAAACTTTATTTAATAACTTAATGTacataaaaaaaatcattgttGTAAATATGTTAAAGGAGAACTTTGTGATTGGGCACATACATCAGCAGAGTTCACCAACTTTTCCAGGCTGAACATAAACTGATGAATCATTTATCGAATTCTGTtaaccagaaaatacagtacataaATGATTAGTAACTGCACAAATAAAGCCCAActatcattttttttcttccagaagCCACATCATTGTGCTTGATCCAACATGAGAAAGATCCAAGTGGTGTTCCGCAGTCTCCATTGACTCAGGATATGTGCACCCAGCGCACATGATTCACTTGCATATCTTTCTTTGACAGATGTTGCCTTGTAATCCCAGTCTGACGGCTATCCCCACAATGATGAATACACTTAGACAATAACCTTACACAATATAAATATACATAAATATTCACACCAAACTAAGACTTATTgaacatacactatacactctcatTTGTTGAGGCTTTCAACCACCATTTTGCATTGGGCGGATTATAAGACTCTTTGTAAACATCTGAATTCACAGTTTTTTCTTCTCTCGGCTACAAAATATTGCAAATAATAAGCATGTTTTGCCTTTATTGGAGCAGTAGTGGAAGCTGTGAGCTATCTGTGACACTTTCTAGATTTTCTACCATCTCTATCACAGCCTGAATTTGGTCTTTCTGTAGGATGTCTCCAGCATTGGACAAGAATTTCTTCAGCAGAGATTCTCGGCTCAAAGGTTTCCTCCAGTGCCCATAAAAAGTGTCACATTTTCCTATGATCACATCTCCATTTTTGAGCAGGAGGGCCACTTCTCCATACATCTTATCAAAGTTGGCTTCATTGTCCTGCGGGTGCTCCACTACCACTTTGCTCAGGAGATTATGGATTTCCTTACGAAACATTTTGTCATCATGGAAAGACTTAACGCTGACTTCTCCATCCAGTAGTGCCGTACAGGCATTGTACTGGAAGGAGTGACGAGCCTGATGTTCAGAATCAGGGTAGGGTCTATTGATGTATTTGGAGACTGGAATTTTAAGAACAATAGTCTGAATGGCAGATGGGTCGAATGATCCATACTGCTCTTCAAACCTGCTCCTCACCGAGACGGCAGCATCCACTATCCAGTGCATTCCGAGATGGGCTGGGAAAGACTTGAAAGCAATGTCTTGCTTCTCAAGAAGAAACTCGTACTGCTTTCCAGGTGAAGCAAGAGCTTTAGGCTGGTAATCACCATAAAAAGCACTAAAACCAGAGCATCCAGGCACATCATCAAGTATGAGAGAGTTGGCCTCCATACCATTAGCAGCCAGAATGGCGGCTTCCAGACCTAATCTAGTAGCATTGCCGATGTGTAATGGCTTAGCTAGAGTGGCAGCATTTGCCATCGGAGCACCAGCAAGAGAGGCTGCGATCGCCAGGGCATGGGTACATTGATCTTTGTCTAGTGCAAGAAGTTTGGCTGAAGCTGCTGCACTTCCCATGGTGCCAACGACAGAAGGTGGATGAAACCTGTAGTAAGAAAACAGCAGTTCATGAATTATTTCCAATATATTAAGCAATGtaacataattttcttaaccagtagGGCTAACTACTCACTTTTTAGGAATATTCTTTGCTTCACTGGAGAAACTCATCAGTCTTCCTTGAATTTCAATCCCCACATTGAAAGCTGTAAGGAGATCTTCACCACTGACTCTTCTGTCATTTGAAAGCATCTGAGACAGTGCCAGGATGGCAGGAAGCACAGCGCCCGATGGGTGGGTGGCAGGGTGCCATGTATCATCAAAGTCCATAGAGTGTACCTGGGAGAATGGGCAGATTAGCTATATAAGTTTTATTTTGTGCTGTGATTAAAAGGGTTCTCCAGTAttgtgataagtctgcagtcacttctgaatccttacagcactcacactgcatgctgtcaggattctccggtgttaCCAGTAaaagcaggcggtcatgtgaccgtaTGTGTATAAttagcatacttccag is a window encoding:
- the LOC138662111 gene encoding cis-aconitate decarboxylase-like; this encodes MLSALVNNTEKVHKLSRRIHKSAVKVIVGNQLEDSVTGSFASFIDGIRPEHLSDVVRHRSKRMILDNIGVGLVGSNTHVFRIVVKYCQDLHFSSFGNSAFCSVYGQKGLKLSPTLAAYANGVAVHSMDFDDTWHPATHPSGAVLPAILALSQMLSNDRRVSGEDLLTAFNVGIEIQGRLMSFSSEAKNIPKKFHPPSVVGTMGSAAASAKLLALDKDQCTHALAIAASLAGAPMANAATLAKPLHIGNATRLGLEAAILAANGMEANSLILDDVPGCSGFSAFYGDYQPKALASPGKQYEFLLEKQDIAFKSFPAHLGMHWIVDAAVSVRSRFEEQYGSFDPSAIQTIVLKIPVSKYINRPYPDSEHQARHSFQYNACTALLDGEVSVKSFHDDKMFRKEIHNLLSKVVVEHPQDNEANFDKMYGEVALLLKNGDVIIGKCDTFYGHWRKPLSRESLLKKFLSNAGDILQKDQIQAVIEMVENLESVTDSSQLPLLLQ